A portion of the Epinephelus moara isolate mb chromosome 4, YSFRI_EMoa_1.0, whole genome shotgun sequence genome contains these proteins:
- the mid1ip1l gene encoding mid1-interacting protein 1-like, giving the protein MMQISSDSASNKHSLINVMHRFIAAANNMDETIMVPSLLRDLPLEEQAPSEMEPNNNNQEPQCPNKQRDMYEHYLLLKSIKNDMEWGMLKKEMSSGASFLEMAVKQEEQQPVTGDLLPADNADLEDQFHYHLRGLFGVLSKLTTQADNLTNRYKREIGGGNFMR; this is encoded by the coding sequence ATGATGCAGATCAGCAGCGACTCCGCCAGCAACAAGCACTCTCTCATCAACGTCATGCACCGCTTCATAGCAGCTGCCAACAACATGGACGAGACCATCATGGTGCCAAGCCTGCTCCGAGACTTGCCGCTGGAGGAGCAGGCGCCCAGCGAGATGGAgcccaacaacaacaatcaggAGCCGCAGTGTCCCAACAAGCAGAGAGACATGTACGAGCACTACCTGCTCCTCAAGTCCATAAAGAACGACATGGAGTGGGGCATGCTGAAGAAGGAGATGAGCAGCGGTGCCAGCTTCCTGGAGATGGCGGTGAagcaggaagagcagcagccGGTCACTGGAGACCTGCTCCCAGCTGACAACGCGGACCTGGAGGATCAGTTTCACTATCACCTCAGAGGACTGTTCGGAGTTCTGTCCAAGCTCACAACGCAAGCCGACAACCTCACCAATAGGTACAAGAGGGAAATCGGAGGCGGAAACTTCATGAGATAG